The following are from one region of the Paenibacillus sp. JZ16 genome:
- a CDS encoding Gfo/Idh/MocA family protein → MTGNARKFGIIGCQHAHIGMFIEEMLALGYECAGVYEPDNKPLARTFADRYGLELTGDQESLLSDEGVSVIGCAAINHEKLDVIELCELHGKPVMIDKPAVTDRAGLTRLRGVLERGRIEVGMMLTERFRPSLHTIHRMIRAGELGDIVHISMRKPHRLNPESRPAWHFDKSQSGGIINDLFVHDFDLLRWLTGREVEAASGYLAKHMLPEYPTFYDAAGVQVFMDGGITAQLYADWHTPAGSWTWGDGRIFITGTHGIAEIRLEGDPLLSSDEVALVITEQELRSLPLAPPPLSLAQDFLNRVEGEEGVITHEDIYKASEATVMADEGARVLIRE, encoded by the coding sequence ATGACGGGGAACGCGCGGAAATTTGGAATTATCGGCTGCCAGCATGCCCACATCGGCATGTTCATCGAGGAGATGCTGGCACTGGGCTACGAATGCGCAGGCGTATACGAACCGGATAATAAGCCGCTAGCCCGTACTTTTGCCGACCGGTACGGTCTGGAACTGACAGGGGATCAGGAATCGCTGCTGAGCGACGAAGGCGTGAGCGTTATCGGCTGCGCGGCTATCAACCATGAGAAGCTGGATGTCATTGAGCTGTGCGAGCTGCACGGCAAGCCCGTCATGATCGACAAGCCTGCTGTGACGGATCGGGCGGGGCTTACCAGGCTGCGCGGCGTTCTGGAGCGGGGAAGAATCGAGGTAGGGATGATGCTGACCGAGCGCTTCCGCCCTTCGCTGCATACCATTCATCGGATGATCCGGGCGGGAGAGTTAGGGGACATCGTCCACATCTCGATGCGTAAGCCGCATCGGCTGAATCCGGAATCGAGGCCAGCCTGGCATTTTGACAAGTCGCAATCCGGAGGCATCATTAACGATCTCTTCGTGCACGATTTTGACCTGTTACGATGGCTGACGGGCCGGGAGGTGGAGGCTGCATCCGGTTATCTGGCGAAGCATATGCTGCCTGAATACCCGACCTTCTATGATGCAGCCGGCGTGCAGGTATTCATGGATGGCGGGATCACGGCACAGCTGTACGCCGACTGGCACACACCCGCTGGCAGCTGGACTTGGGGAGACGGCCGGATATTCATTACGGGGACGCACGGCATTGCGGAAATTCGGCTGGAAGGCGATCCCTTATTATCGAGTGATGAGGTTGCGCTTGTCATCACCGAACAGGAGCTGCGTTCTTTGCCTTTGGCACCGCCGCCCCTCTCCCTTGCTCAGGATTTCCTGAACCGGGTGGAGGGGGAAGAGGGGGTCATCACGCATGAAGATATTTACAAAGCCTCGGAGGCTACGGTGATGGCCGATGAGGGAGCACGGGTCCTGATCCGGGAATAG
- a CDS encoding Gfo/Idh/MocA family protein translates to MTKERLPVRFGMIGCGIIADIHAKGILNTEEAELAAVFDTKRESAAKLTETYGGDICNTLEELLAREDVEVVCICTPSGMHAEQTAMVARAGKHVLVEKPMAIRLDDVERMIEVCAENDVLLATVFPRRMSPQAGYARQVIQEGRLGKLSLCSAYVMLYRDQAYYDSAGWRGTWAMDGGGAMMNQGIHTVDMLQWLVGPVASLTAKAKAVLRNIEVEDTVIAALEFASGALGVLEITTTACDGKGQRLVIHGDKGVLVIEEDTIVSLEIDGQQIQLPEFEPFKVIPDGHRLQIRDMALAVREGRQPVITGKDGRHSLEIILGTYEASRQRKEIELQTGTPVL, encoded by the coding sequence ATGACAAAGGAAAGGCTGCCCGTCCGATTCGGTATGATCGGCTGCGGGATTATTGCGGATATTCATGCGAAGGGCATCTTGAATACGGAGGAGGCTGAGCTTGCCGCCGTATTCGATACGAAACGGGAATCAGCCGCCAAGCTTACCGAAACGTACGGAGGAGATATCTGCAACACCTTGGAAGAACTGCTGGCACGCGAGGATGTGGAGGTCGTCTGTATCTGCACGCCAAGCGGCATGCATGCAGAACAGACGGCGATGGTTGCCCGGGCGGGCAAGCATGTGCTGGTGGAGAAACCGATGGCGATCCGGCTCGACGATGTCGAGCGCATGATTGAGGTATGTGCCGAGAACGATGTGCTTCTCGCAACGGTCTTTCCGAGGCGCATGTCCCCGCAGGCCGGGTACGCCCGGCAGGTCATTCAAGAAGGACGGCTTGGGAAGCTGAGTTTATGCTCGGCGTATGTCATGCTGTACCGTGATCAAGCCTATTATGACAGTGCGGGCTGGCGCGGGACCTGGGCCATGGATGGCGGCGGGGCGATGATGAATCAGGGAATCCATACGGTGGATATGCTGCAATGGCTCGTAGGCCCTGTTGCGTCCTTGACTGCAAAGGCCAAGGCCGTTCTGCGCAATATCGAAGTCGAAGATACCGTTATCGCTGCGCTTGAATTTGCGAGCGGGGCGCTCGGCGTGCTGGAGATCACGACGACGGCCTGCGACGGCAAAGGACAGCGGCTGGTCATCCATGGGGATAAGGGCGTGCTCGTCATTGAAGAGGATACAATCGTATCCCTTGAGATCGATGGCCAGCAGATTCAGCTGCCTGAGTTCGAGCCATTTAAAGTCATACCGGACGGTCATCGCCTGCAAATTCGAGATATGGCGCTTGCCGTTCGCGAAGGCCGACAGCCTGTTATCACCGGGAAGGACGGCAGGCATTCGCTGGAGATTATTCTCGGCACCTACGAGGCTTCCCGCCAGCGCAAGGAAATCGAACTGCAGACCGGAACACCGGTGTTGTAG
- a CDS encoding ABC transporter substrate-binding protein, with protein sequence MKKRKGFYSWVTALLLISIIVSGCGNAGDGQSGTASSGTGGGEEDKKVEILLGYYSSDSSDAKMKELIEQFEKQHPNITVKTQSAPYGQFYQKLDTQIAAGQAPDVWLSDGVYVMKYAQRGAAKDLTDWIARDLKADEYYGLDFNKDADGRYWGVPQGIQVGVLFYNKELFDKAGVAYPSDEWTWEDLKSSAAKLTVDAGGKTAEDSGFDAASVNQFGLTFFSITEGWFSVMKSYGGGTLDEKAENSIINSPENKQAFEWMVDGMQRGIITDPVDLKSFQSNTAVFPSGSAAMRIGIYARVQAANEAGLNYDVALLPKGPDGKRVSPVIANSWVVNQKSSDEKAEAAWEWIKYWATEDDVQKQWTELGEAVPVKKSVAESEVFLKAGEQPANRQAFLDSLEFAQTLDNNAVWEEWVGKFNEHAERAFLGDATIDQALSEADAAVQAVLDDFYKK encoded by the coding sequence GTGAAAAAGAGAAAAGGGTTCTACAGCTGGGTAACGGCCTTATTGCTGATATCCATCATTGTAAGCGGATGCGGAAATGCTGGCGATGGTCAGAGCGGCACCGCATCTTCCGGCACCGGAGGCGGCGAGGAAGATAAGAAGGTAGAAATCCTGCTCGGATATTATTCGAGCGACAGCTCCGATGCGAAGATGAAGGAGCTGATCGAGCAGTTCGAGAAACAGCACCCGAACATTACGGTCAAAACGCAGAGCGCGCCTTACGGGCAGTTCTATCAGAAGCTGGATACGCAGATCGCGGCCGGCCAGGCGCCGGACGTATGGCTGTCCGACGGCGTCTACGTGATGAAATACGCCCAGCGGGGCGCGGCCAAGGATCTGACCGATTGGATTGCAAGGGATCTGAAAGCCGATGAGTACTACGGCCTCGATTTCAACAAGGACGCGGACGGGCGCTATTGGGGCGTGCCGCAGGGCATACAGGTCGGCGTGCTGTTTTACAACAAAGAGCTGTTTGATAAGGCCGGCGTAGCGTATCCTTCGGATGAATGGACCTGGGAGGATCTGAAATCATCGGCAGCCAAGCTGACGGTGGATGCCGGCGGAAAAACGGCCGAGGACAGCGGGTTCGACGCAGCCAGCGTGAATCAGTTCGGGCTTACGTTCTTCAGCATTACCGAGGGCTGGTTCTCCGTGATGAAGTCCTACGGCGGTGGAACCCTTGACGAGAAAGCGGAGAACTCGATCATCAATTCCCCTGAGAACAAGCAGGCGTTCGAATGGATGGTCGACGGCATGCAGCGCGGCATCATTACGGATCCGGTCGATCTGAAGAGCTTCCAGAGCAATACCGCCGTGTTCCCAAGCGGATCGGCCGCCATGCGGATCGGCATTTATGCCCGGGTGCAGGCAGCGAATGAAGCCGGTCTGAATTACGATGTGGCGCTGCTGCCGAAGGGACCTGACGGCAAGCGGGTGTCCCCGGTCATTGCCAACTCGTGGGTGGTTAATCAGAAGTCAAGCGACGAGAAAGCGGAAGCTGCCTGGGAGTGGATTAAATATTGGGCTACGGAAGACGATGTGCAGAAGCAGTGGACCGAGCTTGGCGAAGCCGTGCCCGTGAAAAAATCCGTTGCGGAATCCGAAGTGTTCCTCAAGGCGGGAGAGCAGCCTGCTAATCGCCAAGCTTTCCTGGATAGCCTGGAGTTCGCACAGACGCTCGACAATAACGCGGTCTGGGAAGAATGGGTAGGCAAATTCAACGAGCATGCGGAGCGTGCCTTCCTGGGGGATGCAACCATCGATCAGGCTTTAAGCGAAGCGGACGCAGCCGTTCAGGCGGTCCTCGATGATTTCTATAAAAAATAA
- a CDS encoding response regulator transcription factor produces MYRIMLLDDEYAIHLSLRKLVERSGLRIEFAGEAEDGVEALELLEDSRPDIIVTDICMPEMDGLEFIRRVRESHPQMFFIILSGHDNFEFARQALRYGVSDFLLKPIDPAQFQTTLERACRELDERKARFSRQTEWTLAQQRHKARLADLLYSADEQGALEQFREIMALFETSGPEEVSVSRYAHMLMQDLLTAMKERGLLLAMEIGEDHWPQDDPIACSRQLQEKIKEMLALIKGSRNLGSRHNIQKAKRYIEENYAMEDLSLQEVADSVGMSVTYLSRTFKSETNMNFVKYLVQVRMEKARELLAESELSAQETAYRVGFSDYVHFSKTFKKFHGLTPSAYRKQCKAMNGE; encoded by the coding sequence ATGTACCGGATCATGTTGTTAGATGACGAATACGCCATTCATTTGAGTTTGCGAAAGCTTGTAGAGAGGTCGGGTCTTCGGATTGAGTTTGCCGGCGAAGCCGAAGACGGGGTTGAGGCCTTGGAATTGCTGGAGGATAGCCGGCCCGACATCATCGTGACCGATATTTGCATGCCTGAAATGGATGGACTGGAATTTATCCGCCGTGTGCGGGAATCCCATCCCCAGATGTTTTTCATTATCCTGTCGGGCCATGACAACTTCGAATTCGCGCGTCAGGCCCTGCGCTATGGCGTTTCGGACTTCCTGCTGAAGCCCATCGATCCTGCCCAGTTCCAAACGACGCTGGAACGTGCCTGCAGGGAGCTGGATGAGCGGAAAGCGCGGTTCTCCCGGCAAACGGAATGGACGCTTGCGCAGCAGCGCCATAAAGCCAGGCTGGCTGACCTGTTGTATTCTGCCGATGAACAGGGAGCGCTGGAACAATTTCGCGAGATCATGGCTCTTTTCGAGACGAGCGGGCCAGAAGAAGTCAGCGTGTCACGGTACGCCCATATGCTGATGCAGGATCTGCTGACGGCGATGAAAGAACGCGGTTTGCTTCTTGCGATGGAGATTGGCGAGGATCACTGGCCACAGGACGATCCCATTGCCTGCAGCCGTCAATTACAAGAGAAAATCAAGGAAATGCTGGCGTTGATTAAGGGCTCCCGAAATTTAGGGTCTCGCCACAATATTCAGAAAGCCAAACGTTACATTGAAGAGAATTACGCGATGGAGGATTTGTCCTTGCAGGAGGTAGCTGATTCGGTGGGGATGTCGGTCACGTATTTAAGCCGTACCTTCAAGAGCGAAACAAATATGAACTTCGTAAAATACCTGGTGCAGGTACGCATGGAAAAAGCGAGGGAATTGCTGGCCGAGTCTGAGCTTTCCGCTCAGGAAACAGCCTACCGCGTCGGCTTCTCGGACTATGTCCATTTCAGCAAAACGTTCAAAAAATTTCATGGCCTCACCCCTTCCGCTTACCGAAAGCAGTGCAAGGCCATGAATGGAGAATAA
- a CDS encoding sensor histidine kinase: MNIQGVSTGNLTINQRLFVLITLFIGLPFFLLGSFWYQSSTEAIEQFAAGANKRIIEQTNVSLDSYISNLENSTYPFIHNPQIQQFLSAAQLTPYAYFQLAKKVEDDLFAQMIYGRSDIIGISLVAENKRQITDYESAPGLLDMSEIRKRNRSYQAQLDQFNDFQIIGLSRVGNTPALTVARKLYDNSSFLYKGLLIVDLNLKQIGAICSNDSLGGFDVWIMGKDGQMIYHPDPSRVGTPVEPGLLTRIQNRDSSFFQHQDTVSGTEKMVLHERSQITGWTVVADLPLNNLIGGLITQRNYSLAAAAVLMIIALALVGGFSLSLTRPLSMLQKLMARVERGDFVLPTNVNRFRNNEMTAVFHSFYSMTGELKRLIREVQDSQLKERELMIKQKESELRSMQSHINPHFLYNSLEIINSYAIADDHMEISRMTRALAHMFRYNIGHAGSVVPLREEITHVQYYLDLQSARFRRLRIDMNLNERDLDRVNAVRLTLQPIVENVFIHGYRGKKPSYLGISSRAEAGYFAIIIRDKGIGMTAETLWQIRQILQPREKPGEGMLPNDGEETTSGIGLLNVHQRLQLTFGDEYGLQLVESVPLEGTIFEIRLPYKTSEEGRHVPDHVVR; this comes from the coding sequence ATGAACATCCAAGGCGTTTCCACCGGTAATCTGACCATTAACCAACGTTTGTTCGTGCTGATCACCCTATTCATTGGCCTCCCCTTCTTTCTGCTCGGCAGCTTCTGGTACCAGTCGTCAACTGAAGCGATTGAACAGTTTGCCGCAGGCGCTAACAAGCGTATTATCGAGCAAACCAACGTCTCGCTGGATTCGTACATATCCAATCTGGAGAATTCCACCTATCCCTTTATTCACAACCCTCAGATCCAGCAATTTCTCTCGGCTGCCCAGCTTACTCCCTATGCCTACTTTCAGCTTGCCAAAAAAGTGGAGGACGACTTGTTTGCCCAGATGATTTACGGCAGATCCGACATTATCGGAATCTCGCTCGTCGCCGAGAACAAAAGACAAATTACCGATTACGAAAGCGCGCCGGGACTGCTCGACATGAGTGAAATCCGCAAACGCAACCGATCCTATCAGGCGCAGCTGGATCAATTCAACGATTTTCAAATCATCGGCCTCAGCCGGGTAGGAAACACGCCAGCCCTTACCGTAGCCCGGAAGCTGTATGACAATTCGTCCTTTCTCTATAAAGGCTTATTGATTGTCGACCTCAATCTGAAGCAAATCGGAGCCATCTGCTCTAACGATTCGCTGGGGGGCTTTGACGTCTGGATCATGGGCAAGGATGGGCAGATGATCTACCACCCGGATCCGAGCCGGGTCGGAACCCCAGTCGAACCGGGGCTGTTAACACGTATTCAAAACCGGGACTCCTCCTTCTTCCAGCATCAAGACACCGTTTCGGGCACCGAAAAGATGGTCCTGCATGAACGCTCGCAGATCACCGGCTGGACGGTTGTTGCCGACCTGCCGCTGAACAATCTCATCGGCGGTTTAATCACCCAGCGCAATTACTCGCTTGCGGCCGCAGCCGTTCTCATGATCATTGCATTGGCGCTTGTGGGCGGCTTCTCCTTGTCTTTAACAAGACCGCTCTCCATGCTGCAGAAGCTGATGGCCCGCGTTGAGCGGGGGGATTTTGTGCTTCCTACCAACGTGAACCGGTTCCGCAACAATGAAATGACCGCCGTGTTTCATAGCTTCTACAGCATGACGGGAGAGCTGAAGCGGCTGATCCGGGAGGTCCAGGATTCCCAGCTGAAGGAACGGGAGCTCATGATCAAGCAGAAGGAATCCGAGCTCCGCTCCATGCAGTCCCACATCAACCCGCATTTTTTGTACAATTCATTGGAGATTATTAATTCATATGCCATTGCGGACGATCATATGGAAATCAGCCGCATGACGAGGGCGCTGGCCCATATGTTTCGTTACAATATCGGTCATGCCGGATCCGTCGTTCCGCTGCGGGAGGAGATAACGCATGTCCAGTATTATCTCGACCTTCAAAGCGCCCGTTTCCGCAGGCTCCGGATCGATATGAACCTGAACGAACGGGACCTGGATCGCGTAAACGCCGTCAGGCTGACGCTGCAGCCGATCGTAGAGAATGTGTTCATCCACGGATACCGGGGCAAGAAACCAAGCTACCTCGGGATCAGCTCCCGTGCGGAGGCGGGCTATTTTGCCATCATCATCCGGGACAAGGGGATTGGCATGACGGCGGAAACACTTTGGCAAATCAGGCAAATCCTGCAACCCCGCGAGAAGCCGGGTGAAGGCATGCTGCCAAACGACGGAGAGGAAACCACCAGCGGCATCGGCCTCTTGAACGTACATCAAAGACTTCAGCTTACCTTCGGTGACGAGTATGGCCTGCAGCTTGTGGAATCCGTGCCCTTGGAAGGCACGATATTTGAAATCAGACTGCCGTACAAGACTAGCGAGGAGGGACGCCATGTACCGGATCATGTTGTTAGATGA
- a CDS encoding carbohydrate ABC transporter permease: MDNTLNDNAALKADPMPHGKPARKRKWDHEGRWGLLMASPYVLHFIIFVAGPLAASLYFSFSDYDMLNPPEWSGLDNFRRMAEDSMFWRSLWNTLYFAVLFVPLQTFLALVLAVALNQRLKGLKWFRMAHFIPVISSWTVILYVADAVFNPRFGLANTLLAKLGLEGQGWLQDPKLAIPLLVFIAVWKGIGYIMVIYLAGLQSVPGDLYEAAEIDGAGALRKFRYITVPLISPTTFLVVIMSTISTFQAFEQIYVLTGRGDISSAGGPNNSSLVMMLYLYREGFTFMRMGYASAIAWVLFMILFLLTLIQLRAQKKWVHYD, from the coding sequence ATGGACAATACGCTAAACGACAATGCAGCACTCAAAGCCGATCCGATGCCGCACGGAAAGCCCGCCCGAAAACGGAAATGGGATCATGAGGGGAGATGGGGGCTGCTCATGGCCTCCCCCTATGTTCTCCACTTTATCATTTTTGTGGCGGGGCCTCTCGCCGCATCCCTGTACTTCAGCTTTTCCGATTATGACATGCTGAATCCGCCCGAGTGGAGCGGACTGGATAATTTCCGGCGCATGGCCGAGGATTCGATGTTCTGGCGTTCCCTGTGGAATACCTTGTATTTTGCGGTTCTGTTCGTGCCGCTCCAGACCTTCCTGGCCTTGGTGCTGGCCGTCGCGCTAAACCAGCGTTTGAAAGGGCTTAAATGGTTTCGGATGGCCCATTTTATCCCGGTGATCTCCTCCTGGACCGTCATCCTGTATGTTGCTGACGCTGTATTCAACCCTCGCTTCGGTTTGGCGAATACGCTGCTTGCCAAGCTGGGGCTGGAAGGGCAAGGCTGGCTGCAGGATCCGAAGCTGGCGATTCCGCTGCTCGTGTTCATCGCGGTTTGGAAAGGGATCGGCTATATTATGGTCATTTATCTGGCTGGACTTCAGAGCGTTCCCGGGGATTTGTATGAAGCCGCGGAGATCGACGGTGCTGGAGCCCTGCGAAAATTCCGGTATATTACCGTTCCATTGATCTCGCCGACGACCTTCCTGGTTGTCATCATGAGCACCATCTCTACCTTCCAGGCATTCGAACAGATCTACGTGCTGACCGGCAGGGGCGACATCAGCTCGGCGGGAGGTCCGAATAACTCCAGTCTGGTCATGATGCTGTATTTATATCGCGAAGGGTTCACCTTTATGAGGATGGGGTATGCTTCCGCCATTGCCTGGGTGCTGTTCATGATCCTGTTCCTGTTGACGCTGATACAGCTTCGGGCCCAAAAGAAGTGGGTGCATTATGACTGA
- a CDS encoding sugar phosphate isomerase/epimerase family protein — protein MKIAAFSGSLIDYSIHEAMSIAARLGFNGIEIACREPHLSPEASLPRVREMKAVAEGHGLEIPALAGYMGYFSTSGDAECAEAYDQFMGLLERAVMLEAGMIRIFQGGPNAFLAEDYHYDKAAFWIRKCAEEARAAGKRIVLEIHNQSLVETTDSALRLLDLIGDDQVGLIHDAGNMYITDTEFGEESVRQLGSRLFHVHIKDERRIAQGGAPGTFKNLTRHGEEFFLQCRLGEGEVDHDGLLRGLREYRYEGWLTLECAAPYPPKERLAYDLSVIKEWLQAVEVSIG, from the coding sequence ATGAAAATAGCGGCATTCAGCGGATCGTTAATCGATTACAGCATCCATGAAGCGATGTCGATCGCGGCCAGGCTCGGTTTTAACGGAATCGAAATTGCCTGCCGCGAGCCGCACTTAAGTCCGGAAGCTTCGCTGCCGCGGGTACGCGAAATGAAGGCTGTTGCGGAAGGCCATGGCTTGGAGATTCCTGCATTGGCTGGTTATATGGGATATTTCTCGACAAGCGGAGATGCGGAATGCGCTGAGGCTTACGATCAGTTTATGGGCCTGCTTGAACGCGCGGTCATGTTGGAGGCGGGGATGATACGGATCTTTCAAGGAGGGCCGAATGCCTTCCTGGCGGAGGATTATCATTATGACAAGGCGGCTTTCTGGATTCGGAAATGCGCGGAGGAAGCCCGCGCTGCGGGAAAACGGATCGTGCTGGAGATTCACAACCAGAGCCTGGTAGAGACGACAGATAGCGCTCTACGTCTGCTGGATTTGATCGGCGATGACCAGGTTGGTCTGATTCATGACGCAGGGAATATGTACATCACGGACACGGAATTTGGGGAAGAGTCGGTCCGGCAGCTCGGAAGCCGTTTGTTCCATGTGCACATCAAGGATGAACGGCGGATCGCGCAGGGGGGCGCACCGGGAACGTTCAAGAATTTGACCCGTCACGGGGAAGAGTTCTTCCTGCAGTGCCGCCTTGGTGAAGGAGAAGTGGATCACGACGGGCTGCTCAGAGGACTTCGGGAATACCGGTACGAGGGTTGGCTTACGCTGGAATGCGCAGCTCCCTATCCGCCGAAGGAACGGCTTGCTTATGATCTGTCGGTCATCAAGGAGTGGCTGCAGGCTGTGGAGGTGTCGATCGGATGA
- a CDS encoding carbohydrate ABC transporter permease, whose protein sequence is MRRKLLGKSIGYVLIGISSLIMVVPFLSALMNSLKTYKEYTTVPPRWIPEVFQWSNYAQVFQLGNIGGYTLNSVFVAALSVIGALISCSMVGYAFARLRFPLKSALFVMVLGTMMIPAVVIIIPHFIIFNKLNMLDTLTPLWIIEWLAQPFGIFLMRQAFMNIPKEYEEAAKMEGCNPFQIYLRIFIPMARPTLATLAIFTFMGKWNEILTPVIYLTSNEKYTLPIGILSLSGQWTGNEQLMIAAALVSLVPILLVFLFAEKYFVQNHNMAGIK, encoded by the coding sequence ATGAGAAGAAAGCTGCTGGGAAAAAGTATAGGATACGTGCTGATCGGGATCAGCTCGCTCATCATGGTCGTGCCGTTTCTGTCGGCACTCATGAATTCATTGAAAACCTACAAGGAATATACAACGGTTCCGCCCCGCTGGATCCCTGAAGTATTCCAATGGTCCAATTACGCCCAGGTGTTCCAGCTTGGGAATATTGGCGGCTACACGCTCAACAGCGTCTTCGTAGCCGCATTGTCCGTCATCGGCGCCCTGATCTCCTGCTCGATGGTCGGTTATGCGTTCGCAAGACTGCGCTTTCCGCTGAAAAGTGCGCTGTTCGTGATGGTGCTGGGTACGATGATGATTCCGGCGGTGGTCATCATCATCCCGCATTTTATCATTTTTAATAAGCTGAACATGCTGGATACGCTCACGCCGCTGTGGATTATCGAATGGCTGGCTCAGCCGTTTGGGATTTTCCTCATGCGACAGGCTTTTATGAATATACCTAAGGAGTACGAGGAGGCGGCCAAGATGGAGGGCTGCAATCCGTTCCAGATTTACCTGCGGATTTTTATTCCGATGGCCAGGCCTACCCTGGCGACGCTGGCGATCTTTACGTTCATGGGCAAGTGGAACGAGATTCTGACGCCTGTCATTTATTTGACCTCGAATGAGAAGTATACGCTGCCCATCGGCATTCTCTCCTTGTCAGGCCAGTGGACCGGCAATGAACAGCTTATGATCGCAGCCGCACTGGTCAGTCTGGTTCCGATCCTGCTGGTATTCCTGTTTGCCGAGAAATATTTTGTGCAGAACCACAATATGGCCGGGATTAAATAA
- a CDS encoding glucosamine-6-phosphate deaminase, giving the protein MSQRSVKPVLEKVQDQLKVRIYDQREAMGKAAAADIRVAMQRLLAEKERIRIVFAAAPSQNECLAALVQSDGLDWSRVTAFHMDEYIGLPKSAPQRFGNFLSRRLFDLVSPGEVHLIDGMNDPEGECDRYSGLITAAPIDMVVLGIGENGHIAFNDPPVADFADPLWVKRVKLDEDCRRQQVNDGCFASLEEVPKYALTLTIPALMSAAHLFCVVPGASKRAAVQRTLYGDISEACPASILRQHSDCTLYVDRESYGEIRNG; this is encoded by the coding sequence ATGTCTCAGCGCAGCGTAAAGCCTGTGCTTGAAAAAGTTCAGGATCAACTGAAGGTCCGCATTTATGACCAGCGCGAGGCGATGGGGAAGGCGGCCGCCGCCGATATTCGTGTTGCCATGCAGCGCCTGCTGGCCGAGAAAGAGCGCATTCGCATCGTCTTTGCAGCCGCCCCGTCCCAGAATGAGTGCCTGGCGGCGCTGGTGCAATCGGACGGATTGGACTGGAGCCGAGTCACGGCTTTTCATATGGACGAATACATCGGCCTTCCCAAGTCGGCCCCGCAGCGGTTCGGGAACTTTTTATCCCGGCGGCTGTTTGATCTCGTATCTCCAGGAGAGGTGCATCTGATCGACGGCATGAATGATCCTGAAGGGGAGTGCGACAGGTACAGCGGATTGATTACCGCTGCGCCGATCGATATGGTGGTCCTCGGCATTGGCGAGAACGGACATATCGCCTTCAACGATCCGCCCGTTGCAGATTTTGCGGATCCGTTATGGGTAAAGCGGGTGAAGCTGGACGAGGATTGTCGCCGACAGCAGGTGAATGACGGCTGTTTCGCGAGCTTGGAGGAGGTTCCGAAATACGCGCTTACGCTTACCATTCCGGCCTTAATGTCGGCTGCCCATCTGTTCTGCGTCGTTCCCGGCGCAAGCAAGCGAGCGGCGGTACAAAGGACGCTGTACGGCGATATAAGCGAGGCCTGCCCTGCCAGCATTCTTCGGCAGCATTCGGATTGCACGCTGTACGTGGACCGGGAGTCGTACGGGGAAATCCGGAATGGATAG